In Xyrauchen texanus isolate HMW12.3.18 chromosome 23, RBS_HiC_50CHRs, whole genome shotgun sequence, a genomic segment contains:
- the LOC127617210 gene encoding ganglioside GM2 activator-like — protein MKSRISVFITLFAANYVFLNASCNLQGNDGWKLSKVLGFSWANCGKSGDPAVMKTLNLSPDPIPIPGQITADASGTTSVELTSPLSVNVTLERKVAGVWVKIPCIDELGSCHYPNVCDLLNQLIPPGQDCPEPLDTYGLPCHCPFKAGDYSLPSSEIYIPEVELPGWLTNGNYKVQGILGSSENELGCLQVSFSLHSSHEEHNETERKEIIS, from the exons ATGAAAAGTCGCATTTCCGTGTTTATTACTCTGTTCGCTGCGAACTATGTTTTCCTGAACGCCTCGTGCAACTTGCAAGGGAATGACGGTTGGAAATTATCCAAG GTGTTGGGGTTTTCTTGGGCAAACTGCGGAAAGTCAGGTGACCCTGCTGTAATGAAGACTCTTAACTTGTCTCCAGATCCCATTCCAATTCCAGGACAAATAACAGCAGATGCTTCAGGCACCACATCAGTAGAGCTGACCTCTCCTCTTTCT GTGAATGTAACACTGGAAAGAAAAGTTGCTGGTGTGTGGGTAAAAATACCATGTATAGATGAACTAGGCAGTTGTCATTACCCAAATGTCTGTGACTTGCTCAATCAACTCATCCCTCCAGGACAAGACTGCCCTGAGCCTCTGGATACATATGGCCTGCCCTGCCACTGTCCATTCAAAGCT GGTGATTATTCTTTGCCATCATCAGAGATCTACATACCAGAAGTTGAACTGCCTGGCTGGCTGACCAACGGCAATTACAAAGTTCAGGGCATTTTAGGAAGCTCTGAAAATGAACTGGGATGCCTTCAAGTCAGCTTTTCATTACACTCCTCCCACGAGGAACATAATGAAACGGAGAGAAAGGAGATTATTTCTTAA